In Symmachiella dynata, the following are encoded in one genomic region:
- a CDS encoding permease — MNFLPILADGAGYRGFLTDFNTTFWSAVLRITEAMVDAAPFLVAGVLAAGLLRGLVGAQRVRSLLGVGHWTGPFRAWALGVLLPICSLGALPVARELRRAGIPSGTVLSFVLVAPVLNPVSIVYGLSHIAPVMLLYFAVGTFVVSVGIGLIWNRVVSDKRDIDPEDLEQAPRRSIDRLAVMGSTTARSLVGPAAIDYGLALLAVGFLGAFLPHGVLQTGLTRDNVFAPVIMGLVAIPVYVTPTEVMMHFGHIVRDGYSLGAAFALIILGAGANVGVANWLRRDYGVKSLLLFVSLLIGATLAIGLTADRTIISGNATVADHTHAFDPFTRLAVVSAEQSHFGWVWSEVSRKITIDQICGLGLFLLLALVGIVLRILGDRVSIEHLMRKDEGEVATTANSRWNPRLTPLQLYFVGAVCSVALGVVGLFLYYPSTDDLFEDMNNIRVDAYDAVRDQDTRESRRRLEQLRSHAEKLTTSVLIRWQEPTPAQQESVEEVLYSLDTLEDYVVAGRFQEARTMITYVEKAYGYCRSEFRTTELN; from the coding sequence ATGAACTTTCTACCCATCTTAGCAGACGGCGCCGGCTATCGCGGTTTTCTGACTGACTTCAATACGACCTTTTGGAGTGCGGTGCTGAGAATCACCGAGGCCATGGTCGATGCAGCACCGTTTCTGGTCGCGGGCGTTTTAGCAGCCGGACTTTTACGTGGTTTGGTAGGAGCCCAACGCGTGCGGAGCCTGCTAGGCGTCGGTCATTGGACCGGCCCTTTTCGTGCTTGGGCATTGGGTGTCCTATTGCCGATCTGTTCATTAGGCGCGTTGCCGGTTGCTCGAGAACTCCGTCGCGCTGGAATACCAAGCGGGACGGTGTTGAGTTTCGTCCTGGTAGCCCCGGTGCTCAACCCGGTGTCGATTGTCTACGGGCTCAGTCACATTGCGCCGGTGATGTTGTTGTATTTTGCGGTGGGCACATTCGTGGTGTCCGTCGGGATTGGCTTAATTTGGAATCGCGTCGTCTCCGACAAACGGGATATTGATCCGGAAGATCTTGAGCAAGCGCCCCGCCGCAGTATTGATCGCCTGGCTGTGATGGGCAGCACGACGGCTCGGTCATTGGTCGGGCCGGCCGCGATTGATTACGGCTTAGCATTGCTGGCTGTCGGATTTCTGGGAGCCTTCTTGCCTCACGGCGTCTTGCAGACGGGATTGACGCGCGACAATGTCTTCGCGCCGGTCATCATGGGGTTGGTGGCGATTCCCGTGTACGTCACCCCGACTGAGGTCATGATGCACTTCGGGCACATCGTGCGGGACGGTTACTCTTTGGGCGCGGCCTTTGCCCTGATCATTCTTGGAGCGGGAGCCAACGTTGGTGTCGCGAATTGGCTCCGCCGCGACTATGGGGTGAAGTCGCTCCTGTTGTTTGTCTCACTATTGATCGGAGCGACACTTGCAATCGGATTAACGGCAGATCGCACCATCATCAGCGGAAACGCCACGGTTGCTGATCATACGCACGCATTCGACCCCTTCACACGGCTAGCGGTTGTCAGTGCAGAACAATCGCATTTCGGTTGGGTCTGGTCGGAAGTCTCACGAAAAATCACGATCGATCAAATCTGTGGTTTGGGACTGTTTTTATTGTTGGCTCTGGTGGGGATTGTCTTGAGAATCCTGGGAGACCGAGTGAGCATCGAACATCTTATGCGCAAAGACGAAGGAGAGGTCGCGACGACTGCCAATTCTCGCTGGAATCCTAGGTTAACCCCGTTACAGCTCTATTTCGTCGGAGCCGTTTGCTCGGTGGCCTTGGGAGTCGTGGGTTTATTCCTGTATTACCCCTCCACCGACGATTTGTTCGAGGACATGAACAACATTCGCGTCGACGCCTATGACGCTGTTCGAGATCAGGACACACGGGAGTCTCGACGCCGTTTGGAACAATTGCGCAGTCATGCTGAGAAGCTGACAACGAGCGTTTTGATCCGCTGGCAAGAGCCAACCCCAGCTCAGCAAGAGAGTGTGGAGGAGGTTCTCTACAGTCTCGATACTTTGGAGGATTATGTGGTGGCTGGCCGCTTTCAAGAAGCGCGGACCATGATCACCTATGTCGAGAAAGCCTACGGATATTGTCGCTCAGAATTTCGCACAACGGAGTTGAATTAG
- a CDS encoding DUF58 domain-containing protein, with protein MSRNLSEFLSRVTDRIMTVGNYDYCPWANKYVYWLKQPIGWFVLAAIASAVIGLFAVPQGWFVCGVVSLVTALGVAWPWLAMRGLTAEIEFERHRCHEQDSIQVTLVVTNRWPWAVWGLLVERGFFESAGEVQCETATTALASVSGWSKTQFTFEYVPPRRGVYPLEPPLLGTGFPFGLWQAHQPIVLNEQLIVWPRCVDLKSLPLLLGERLSAVGAFVDRAGSDGDILSARDYREGDSLRRIHWAHTARQDRLIVCERQTASRQRIVVTLDPWAFSDQTPKERELLDWGLRTVASLCQEFHGHACDLSCELNDERQAVPAAHGSIQQINDRLARFAPLSASQKESITLTTGERAQMTLFVTTVAGWERLSESSLLSEFPSFHVIVLDQRSSLQNNEETPAYDLDRTGTSLSTDRSTKAWMWFDVSENTSQQLRHQWERQCHDNWSTN; from the coding sequence ATGAGCCGAAATCTGTCGGAATTTCTATCCCGGGTTACCGACCGGATCATGACGGTCGGCAACTACGATTATTGTCCCTGGGCCAACAAATACGTCTACTGGCTTAAGCAACCGATCGGCTGGTTTGTACTCGCTGCGATCGCTTCGGCGGTCATTGGACTCTTTGCGGTTCCACAAGGCTGGTTCGTCTGCGGAGTGGTCTCGTTGGTGACCGCGCTGGGGGTGGCATGGCCTTGGTTGGCGATGCGGGGATTGACGGCTGAAATCGAGTTTGAACGACACCGCTGCCATGAACAGGATTCGATACAGGTGACACTCGTTGTGACCAATCGTTGGCCTTGGGCGGTTTGGGGGTTGTTGGTTGAACGAGGATTCTTCGAAAGCGCAGGTGAAGTCCAATGCGAAACCGCGACAACGGCTTTGGCCAGTGTCAGCGGTTGGTCGAAAACCCAATTCACCTTTGAGTATGTGCCTCCTCGCCGGGGAGTCTATCCGCTGGAACCACCGTTGTTGGGTACGGGATTTCCTTTCGGTTTATGGCAGGCTCATCAGCCGATTGTCTTAAACGAGCAATTGATCGTTTGGCCACGTTGTGTCGATTTGAAATCTTTGCCGCTCCTTCTAGGTGAGCGACTTTCAGCAGTGGGAGCCTTTGTGGATCGAGCGGGCAGCGACGGAGATATTCTTTCCGCTCGAGATTATCGAGAAGGGGACTCGCTAAGGAGGATTCATTGGGCACATACGGCACGTCAAGACCGATTGATTGTCTGTGAGCGCCAGACAGCCTCGCGGCAGAGGATTGTCGTCACACTTGATCCTTGGGCGTTTTCCGATCAGACCCCCAAAGAGCGAGAATTGCTCGACTGGGGACTGCGGACCGTCGCCAGCCTCTGCCAAGAGTTTCATGGCCACGCTTGTGATTTGAGTTGTGAACTCAATGATGAGCGTCAAGCGGTCCCGGCAGCTCACGGCAGCATCCAACAAATCAACGATCGCTTGGCACGTTTTGCACCTTTGTCTGCATCACAAAAAGAAAGCATTACCCTCACCACAGGTGAACGGGCTCAAATGACTCTGTTTGTGACAACTGTTGCCGGTTGGGAACGTCTCAGTGAATCGTCACTGCTTAGCGAATTCCCTTCGTTTCACGTGATCGTTTTAGATCAACGATCATCTCTACAAAACAACGAAGAGACCCCAGCATACGACTTAGACCGCACCGGAACGTCACTATCCACAGACCGAAGTACGAAAGCTTGGATGTGGTTCGATGTCTCTGAGAACACATCCCAACAACTTCGACATCAATGGGAAAGGCAATGCCATGACAACTGGTCTACCAACTAA